The Collimonas sp. PA-H2 genome contains a region encoding:
- a CDS encoding acyltransferase family protein, translated as MQDHRSSVKASSDRHVFIDNAKAIGIVLVVVGHSKGLPDYLVRLIFSFHVPLFFFISGFLLKPDKLQQSVGGNLKKTLRALAVPYLFFFCFAFGYWLLTRNIGEKAALSVGRAWYQPLIGLLTGLETDLYIDPPLWFFPCLILTAILYQAARKLLTAAAAACCFAALGIAVTIFCNHPSYRLLLGLDSMWVALSFYALGQLARENAWFSRAGITHLILFSLMASALLVWSGSFNDRVDLATMYFGMRPALYLPTSLLGIAAALSIAKLLPASRIASWLSENTLIIFPAHFVFLGLVRGIALSLHAIPGDYHYALGWSAFSSAMAILLCLPLMYILRFLPIRI; from the coding sequence ATGCAAGATCATCGTTCGTCCGTTAAGGCTTCGTCCGATCGTCATGTATTCATCGACAACGCCAAGGCGATCGGCATCGTCCTGGTGGTTGTCGGCCACAGCAAAGGCCTGCCGGACTACCTGGTGCGCCTGATATTCAGTTTTCACGTGCCGCTGTTTTTTTTCATTTCAGGTTTTTTGCTCAAGCCGGACAAGCTGCAGCAGAGCGTCGGCGGTAATCTAAAAAAAACACTGCGCGCCTTGGCCGTGCCGTACCTTTTCTTTTTCTGCTTCGCCTTCGGCTACTGGCTGCTAACCCGCAATATAGGTGAAAAAGCCGCATTGTCTGTCGGCCGCGCCTGGTATCAACCCCTGATAGGCTTGCTGACCGGCCTGGAGACTGATCTTTATATCGATCCACCGCTCTGGTTCTTCCCTTGCCTGATTCTGACCGCCATCCTGTACCAGGCCGCGCGCAAGCTGCTGACGGCGGCCGCCGCGGCCTGCTGCTTCGCCGCGCTTGGGATTGCCGTCACGATATTCTGCAATCATCCGTCTTACAGGCTGCTGCTTGGATTGGACAGCATGTGGGTCGCATTGTCCTTTTATGCGCTGGGGCAGCTGGCCCGCGAGAACGCCTGGTTCAGCAGGGCCGGGATCACGCATCTGATCCTATTCAGCTTGATGGCATCGGCGCTGCTTGTCTGGAGCGGCTCGTTTAACGACAGGGTCGATCTGGCCACGATGTATTTCGGCATGCGGCCGGCGCTCTACCTGCCGACCTCGCTGCTGGGGATTGCCGCGGCGTTGTCAATCGCAAAGCTGTTGCCGGCATCGAGGATAGCCAGCTGGCTTTCGGAAAATACGTTGATCATCTTTCCTGCGCATTTCGTTTTCCTGGGGCTGGTGCGCGGTATTGCCTTGTCCCTGCACGCCATTCCGGGCGACTATCATTACGCGCTCGGCTGGAGTGCTTTCAGTAGCGCCATGGCTATTTTGCTTTGCCTGCCATTGATGTATATTTTGCGTTTCCTGCCGATCCGCATATAA
- a CDS encoding GNAT family N-acetyltransferase, translating into MPITVRLAAADDQPALQELFLTSRRQTYTWLEIASFSLADLQQQTQGETILLAQDEQGALAGFISVWEADHFIHHLYVGAGQQRRGVGCALLAALPGWPGQRHVLKCLLRNHAAAAFYRASGFAETGRGIGEDGEYIVFESGGSADPAA; encoded by the coding sequence ATGCCGATTACCGTACGCCTTGCCGCCGCTGACGATCAGCCGGCATTGCAAGAGCTGTTCTTGACCTCGCGCCGTCAGACCTATACCTGGCTGGAGATTGCATCTTTTAGTCTGGCGGATCTGCAGCAGCAGACCCAAGGGGAAACCATCCTGCTGGCGCAGGATGAACAAGGCGCGCTAGCCGGCTTCATCTCGGTCTGGGAAGCGGATCACTTCATCCACCATCTGTATGTCGGCGCCGGCCAGCAGAGGAGGGGAGTCGGATGTGCGCTGCTGGCTGCTCTTCCGGGCTGGCCCGGGCAACGCCATGTGCTGAAATGCCTGTTGCGGAATCACGCGGCGGCGGCTTTCTATCGCGCCAGCGGATTTGCTGAAACCGGCAGAGGCATAGGCGAAGACGGCGAGTATATCGTCTTCGAGTCCGGCGGGAGCGCCGATCCTGCAGCGTGA
- a CDS encoding bifunctional 2-polyprenyl-6-hydroxyphenol methylase/3-demethylubiquinol 3-O-methyltransferase UbiG, with protein sequence MNLLPADLEKIAALTLEHYNLRAEDFREGTRDHDVSQNIAALLRNINGTAPFTILDVGCGPGRDLRTFSKLGHTAIGVEGAARFVEMARADSGCEVWHQDFLHLDLPDGRFDGIFANAALFHIPSQELPRVLLQFHATLKPGGVLFSSNPRGNNDEGWNHGRYGSYHDLAAWQGFMAAAGFVELEHYYRPDGLPREQQPWLASVWRKPV encoded by the coding sequence ATGAACCTCTTGCCCGCCGACCTGGAAAAAATTGCCGCTCTCACGCTGGAGCATTACAACCTGCGCGCCGAAGACTTCCGCGAAGGCACGCGCGACCACGACGTCAGCCAGAATATCGCGGCCTTGCTGCGTAACATCAACGGTACGGCGCCGTTCACCATCCTGGATGTCGGCTGCGGTCCAGGCCGCGATCTGCGCACCTTCAGCAAGCTCGGCCACACAGCCATTGGCGTCGAAGGCGCCGCCCGTTTCGTGGAAATGGCGCGCGCCGACAGCGGCTGCGAAGTCTGGCATCAGGATTTCCTCCATCTCGATCTTCCCGACGGCCGCTTCGACGGCATCTTTGCCAACGCTGCGCTGTTTCACATCCCTAGCCAGGAACTGCCGCGCGTGCTGCTGCAGTTCCACGCCACGCTCAAGCCTGGCGGCGTGCTGTTCAGTTCCAACCCGCGCGGCAACAATGACGAAGGCTGGAATCACGGCCGCTACGGCAGCTATCACGACCTCGCTGCCTGGCAAGGCTTCATGGCGGCGGCCGGATTCGTCGAACTTGAGCATTATTACCGGCCTGACGGTCTGCCGCGCGAGCAGCAGCCATGGCTGGCGAGCGTCTGGCGCAAGCCGGTTTAA
- a CDS encoding agmatine/peptidylarginine deiminase, with protein sequence MMVARNLLKFLFPCGVHFGILPAQAGSASLAAAEPAGPVRMPEESAPHLRTWMQWPELTASYGNEDYLALVRHDLAKLAATIAQFEEVFMLARPAQVGNAQRLCGTTVKVLPVAVDDMWARDSCPIFAVDGQGAEVLVDLNFNGWGGKQRHEEDARIAARIAERQHIPRLRAGLVSEGGAIEVDGDGTVLTTESSLLNDNRNAGLRKRQLESRLHAALGTSKVIWLPGIRGQDITDGHIDGLARFIRPGLALVELMPEGDRSEEARMAENAVAQLRASTDARGRQIEVATIRRSRTCRSDRDDFFNGYVNYYVCNGAVIMPQFGDAHADMAAARTLSGLYPGRKIVQLNVDRICENGGGIHCVTQQQPALA encoded by the coding sequence ATGATGGTAGCGCGTAATTTACTCAAATTTCTTTTCCCTTGCGGGGTTCATTTCGGCATCCTGCCGGCGCAAGCCGGTTCAGCCAGCCTTGCCGCAGCTGAGCCGGCCGGGCCCGTGCGTATGCCGGAAGAATCCGCGCCGCACCTGCGGACCTGGATGCAATGGCCTGAGCTCACCGCAAGTTACGGCAACGAAGACTATCTGGCGCTGGTGCGTCACGACCTGGCCAAGCTGGCGGCGACCATCGCGCAATTCGAAGAAGTGTTCATGCTGGCGCGGCCCGCGCAGGTCGGCAACGCACAGCGTCTATGCGGCACGACGGTCAAGGTGCTGCCCGTGGCGGTAGACGATATGTGGGCGCGCGATTCCTGTCCGATCTTTGCGGTGGATGGGCAAGGCGCGGAGGTGCTGGTGGATCTTAACTTCAATGGCTGGGGCGGCAAGCAGCGGCATGAAGAGGACGCCAGGATTGCGGCCCGGATCGCTGAACGCCAGCATATTCCAAGGCTGCGCGCAGGGCTGGTGAGCGAGGGTGGCGCGATCGAGGTCGATGGCGACGGCACTGTGCTTACCACCGAGAGCTCGCTGCTCAATGACAACCGCAATGCGGGGCTCCGCAAGAGGCAGCTGGAAAGCCGTCTCCATGCTGCGCTGGGAACCAGCAAGGTGATCTGGCTGCCTGGGATTCGCGGGCAGGATATTACCGACGGACATATCGACGGCCTGGCGCGTTTTATCCGGCCGGGACTGGCGCTGGTTGAACTGATGCCCGAGGGCGACCGCAGCGAGGAGGCGCGCATGGCCGAAAACGCGGTTGCGCAGCTGAGGGCGTCGACCGATGCGCGCGGACGGCAAATCGAGGTGGCGACGATACGCCGCTCGCGAACCTGCAGGTCGGATCGGGATGACTTCTTCAACGGCTATGTGAATTACTACGTATGCAACGGCGCCGTGATCATGCCGCAGTTCGGCGACGCGCACGCGGACATGGCCGCAGCCAGGACTCTGTCTGGCCTGTATCCCGGCCGTAAAATTGTCCAGCTCAATGTCGATCGTATTTGCGAAAACGGTGGCGGCATCCACTGCGTGACTCAGCAGCAGCCAGCCTTGGCCTGA
- a CDS encoding LysR family transcriptional regulator has product MQHISEALVAFAAVATAGSFSAAGRQLGKSQSTISSSIAYLEIDLGVTLFDRSTRKPTLTEQGHIILRNVQEIFAAADRLDKTVSQLADGLEGKLSIALSDLYQSERYESVLLEFEKRYPGVDFECQIAESDDLVHLVQSGRVHFGLVPTQAAYPSDVASQTLSEHSDIGLFAARSHPLAGMRSINRATLDEFREIRLDPVAKNPATVSGRYWSSGSYFIVLEMAELGVGWAAIPRWLVKRFSGGTLQELKTPGWPKQIVIDAIWSRQRPLGPAGTWLLSALT; this is encoded by the coding sequence GTGCAACACATATCGGAAGCATTGGTCGCCTTTGCCGCTGTCGCCACGGCCGGCTCATTCAGCGCGGCAGGCCGACAGCTGGGCAAGAGCCAGTCCACCATCAGCTCCTCGATCGCCTACCTGGAAATCGATCTCGGCGTCACCCTGTTCGACCGTTCCACGCGCAAGCCGACGTTGACGGAACAAGGCCACATCATCCTGCGCAACGTGCAGGAAATATTCGCCGCCGCCGACCGCCTCGACAAGACCGTCAGCCAGCTTGCCGACGGCCTGGAGGGCAAGCTGAGCATCGCGCTGTCCGATCTCTATCAATCGGAGCGCTATGAGAGCGTCCTGCTGGAATTCGAGAAGCGTTATCCGGGCGTCGATTTCGAATGCCAGATCGCCGAGAGCGACGACCTGGTGCATCTGGTGCAAAGCGGACGGGTGCACTTCGGCCTGGTCCCGACGCAAGCCGCCTATCCTTCCGACGTCGCCTCGCAGACACTGAGCGAGCACTCCGACATAGGCTTGTTCGCCGCCCGCAGCCATCCGCTGGCTGGCATGCGCTCCATCAACCGGGCGACGCTGGATGAGTTCCGCGAAATCCGACTGGATCCGGTCGCCAAGAATCCGGCCACGGTAAGCGGCCGCTACTGGTCGTCCGGCAGTTATTTCATCGTGCTGGAGATGGCTGAGCTTGGCGTCGGCTGGGCCGCCATTCCACGCTGGCTGGTCAAGCGCTTTTCGGGCGGCACCTTGCAGGAACTGAAGACGCCTGGCTGGCCCAAGCAAATCGTGATCGACGCCATCTGGTCGCGGCAGCGCCCGCTCGGCCCGGCTGGCACCTGGCTGCTCTCCGCCCTGACCTGA
- a CDS encoding autotransporter serine protease, whose amino-acid sequence MLFTKKDASCIAVSLLLIGCGGGGSQNPSKPSSVAGKGMPLTPTPVTTTPAVTTPVTPTPLTTIPAVTTPVTTPVVTTIPVESTPRMSFDTENLTGIKQAHAKGYTGQGVTVGIIDSDFAAWPDQMGDRIKTRFYENGGKGNGSTHGTRVAEVLGGSVAPGVSMLGAAGGPAGEPNRARISTAMLDDFLENDVRIVNLSLASGDIRKANEEDRERVRMFRDYVRQGMLFVWATGNDEQLNPGIHPGLPALDKSLEQGWLAVTAVNAEGPEKGRISSYANRCGDAAKWCLAAPGDFNSVTGKYRQGGTSFAAPAVAGAAALVQQAYPWMTGSLLRQTLLSTATDIGDPEIYGWGLLNVGKAVNGPALFDEELALKKNVTVDFDDASSVFRNDIAGNAGLIKEGTGTLTLAGQNTYAGDSSIKNGVLNITGSVRSNVAIGPSGALRADGGRVGGNVSNPAGTLDVAGKGLRIGGNYSSQKYAVLEKQMHAPLVIDGKATLDGSLVVTPPQDQKSFGYITSQGSKDRVLTAAQGITGAFKPEVGFKVIDSETQTTSDLPLLHGSLMYGEHAVDLTVRRKNLEQLAAQAFHGDATRSNAAENIEQVMRSADQLVAAGNTSGNESFLESTAALQRTSSLAAAADVLDSLSGQIHGSAQALTFQQSQAVNRDLSNRLAQLGDGKQGSAAATGFWASGMGSAGKLAQDGYASADTSLWGGQFGVDTRLNEQAIVGAALAYSDSKASFDRFGGQSKSQNIGVSLYGRHAFAAGGKQAYVSGRAGMATVDSRVSRTALLGSETDKLTARHTDSVLSTYVESGFEQPLSEEASMTPFAGLSYDRVKRGGFSESGGPFGLRADSQSYQQTASLLGVRAKSELNWFAGKSNLQMYAAWQRAFGSGKLDFSAAYNGAARVDVLVRGIGLARNTGWLGIGIATDVSRRWGWYANYDAQFGQAGILNNVMSTGVRVYLD is encoded by the coding sequence ATGTTGTTTACAAAAAAAGACGCGTCATGCATCGCCGTTTCCCTCCTCCTCATCGGCTGCGGCGGTGGCGGCAGCCAGAATCCGTCCAAGCCGTCGTCGGTCGCCGGCAAGGGTATGCCGCTGACGCCGACGCCGGTGACCACGACGCCGGCAGTGACCACTCCGGTAACGCCAACGCCGCTCACAACCATACCGGCGGTGACCACGCCAGTGACGACACCAGTGGTAACTACAATTCCCGTGGAGAGTACGCCGCGCATGAGCTTCGATACTGAAAACCTGACCGGGATCAAGCAGGCGCATGCCAAGGGGTATACAGGGCAGGGCGTCACAGTCGGCATTATCGACAGCGATTTCGCCGCATGGCCTGATCAGATGGGGGATCGCATCAAGACCCGCTTCTATGAAAACGGCGGCAAGGGCAACGGCAGCACGCATGGCACACGAGTAGCCGAAGTGCTGGGCGGCAGCGTTGCCCCTGGCGTCTCCATGCTTGGCGCCGCGGGAGGTCCCGCCGGCGAGCCCAACCGGGCACGGATCAGCACCGCGATGCTTGACGATTTCCTGGAAAACGACGTACGCATCGTCAATCTGTCGCTGGCGTCAGGAGACATCAGAAAGGCGAATGAGGAGGATCGCGAGCGGGTGCGCATGTTCCGCGACTATGTCAGGCAGGGCATGTTGTTTGTCTGGGCCACCGGGAATGACGAACAGCTTAATCCCGGTATTCACCCCGGTCTGCCTGCATTAGATAAGAGTTTGGAGCAGGGCTGGCTGGCCGTTACCGCAGTCAATGCGGAGGGGCCGGAGAAGGGCCGGATTTCCTCGTATGCCAATCGCTGTGGCGACGCGGCAAAATGGTGCCTGGCCGCGCCGGGGGATTTCAACTCTGTCACGGGAAAATATCGTCAGGGTGGTACTTCATTTGCCGCGCCAGCCGTGGCAGGCGCGGCAGCCTTGGTGCAGCAGGCTTATCCATGGATGACGGGAAGCTTGCTGCGACAGACTCTTTTGTCGACCGCTACCGATATAGGCGATCCTGAAATCTACGGCTGGGGTTTACTCAACGTCGGTAAAGCGGTTAACGGACCAGCCTTGTTCGATGAGGAACTGGCGCTGAAAAAAAACGTCACGGTTGATTTTGACGATGCCAGCTCCGTATTCCGCAACGACATCGCTGGCAACGCCGGCTTGATCAAGGAGGGAACCGGCACGTTGACCTTGGCGGGACAAAATACCTATGCAGGGGATAGCAGTATCAAGAATGGCGTGCTGAATATAACCGGTTCGGTGCGCTCCAACGTAGCGATCGGCCCAAGCGGTGCTTTGCGGGCTGATGGCGGCAGGGTCGGCGGCAACGTGAGCAATCCTGCCGGCACACTGGATGTGGCTGGCAAGGGTTTGCGCATAGGCGGCAATTATTCGTCGCAAAAATACGCTGTTTTGGAAAAACAAATGCATGCGCCCTTGGTCATAGACGGTAAAGCCACGCTGGATGGCAGTCTCGTGGTGACTCCGCCGCAGGACCAGAAATCGTTCGGCTATATAACATCGCAAGGCAGCAAGGATCGCGTCTTGACGGCAGCACAAGGGATCACTGGAGCGTTCAAGCCGGAAGTGGGTTTCAAAGTGATCGACAGTGAAACGCAGACGACTTCGGATCTTCCTTTGCTCCACGGCAGCCTGATGTATGGCGAACATGCCGTCGACCTGACCGTCCGGCGGAAAAATCTGGAACAGCTCGCCGCGCAAGCATTCCATGGCGACGCTACGCGCAGCAATGCGGCGGAAAATATTGAACAGGTGATGCGCAGCGCCGACCAGCTGGTCGCTGCAGGCAACACCAGCGGCAATGAATCCTTCCTGGAGAGCACCGCGGCGCTGCAGCGCACCAGCAGCCTGGCGGCGGCAGCGGACGTGCTGGATAGCTTGTCGGGACAAATCCATGGCTCGGCGCAAGCGCTGACTTTCCAGCAATCGCAAGCCGTGAACCGCGATCTGTCGAACCGCCTGGCGCAGCTGGGCGATGGCAAGCAAGGCAGTGCGGCGGCCACCGGTTTCTGGGCCAGCGGGATGGGCAGCGCCGGCAAGCTGGCGCAGGACGGCTATGCGAGCGCCGATACGTCGCTGTGGGGCGGCCAGTTCGGCGTCGATACCCGCCTGAATGAGCAGGCCATTGTTGGCGCAGCGCTGGCCTATTCCGACAGCAAAGCCAGTTTCGACCGCTTCGGCGGCCAGTCGAAAAGCCAGAATATCGGCGTGTCTCTGTATGGACGCCATGCATTTGCAGCCGGTGGCAAGCAAGCCTACGTCAGCGGACGCGCCGGCATGGCGACGGTCGACAGCCGCGTCAGCCGCACCGCCTTGCTCGGATCAGAAACAGACAAGCTGACCGCACGCCATACCGACAGCGTCTTGTCGACGTATGTCGAAAGCGGCTTTGAACAGCCGCTCTCCGAAGAAGCCAGCATGACGCCGTTCGCCGGTTTGTCGTATGACCGCGTGAAGCGCGGCGGCTTCAGCGAAAGCGGCGGGCCGTTCGGTTTGCGCGCGGACAGCCAGTCTTACCAGCAAACCGCCAGCCTCCTGGGGGTGCGCGCCAAGTCGGAGCTCAACTGGTTTGCCGGCAAAAGCAATCTGCAAATGTACGCAGCCTGGCAGCGCGCATTCGGCAGCGGCAAGCTGGATTTCTCCGCTGCCTACAACGGCGCGGCAAGGGTGGATGTGCTGGTGCGCGGCATCGGCCTGGCGCGCAACACAGGCTGGCTGGGCATCGGCATCGCTACCGACGTCAGCCGCCGATGGGGCTGGTACGCCAACTATGATGCGCAGTTCGGCCAGGCAGGGATATTGAACAACGTCATGTCTACCGGCGTACGGGTTTACCTGGATTGA
- a CDS encoding beta-galactosidase: protein MKRRDFLGYAVVTPLLSACGVGGSDSTSSNAPAAKAFAAAAGGTGNAVFASGGNHTLSWNSSGNWLMDGSAFQFFGGEIHPARVPSQYWDHRIKMIKALGCNTISLYVMWNFHELSDGSFDFTSADKNIGHFIDLCGQNGMWVLLRPGPYVCAEWDFGGLPPRMLADSQFRDSSGKLQIRGNFPNYMAAVNKWNAALYNNVVKGRTLAAGGPIMLVAVENEYTSWSPDDGTYPNAIAQQWTALGYAEKFCVCDGWASGFKNNGITMPANTAYGMTADGSSAGNYATAASNYGVGAFGAECYPGWICAWGDGKQTVHVGDFVNQVTSLTTAKCSFVLYVAHGGTNFGFTAGANGVSDSSCQPPMTSYDYGAPVSESGAANPNFYPIQGAYVANASYNVPFSGAPAGIAHINDGDIAGVAASQLTFSSLLSGLNLNIQNAQPQTLEAMALTLNKNQPASAGVYPSGVAVYQTTLPAAGGSIKISFDRAPDYALVFVNGARVPGVVLSTIANGALAATTSLTISNAAPNATLQIVCLPFGRVNYGAGGMNAEGKGLSGNVYANGVALSNWSMALAPLSASQIGALAFSAAAPAAGQPFFAKAALSIATPQDMYIDMSAWGTGYVFVNGYNLGRYWTAAGPQKRLYCPGVWLNSGSNAIVVFEFTQGSAGSLSFYGSSALPQNITSPVSTAAVPPPVVNTTYFLQNVNSGLYLDVLPAVAGSTYTYPGLQPLSAAATQGWTVTTDSYGNLKIANASSGAVLDVANNSSTPGSSVILYGANGGANQSWQAAGVSIGVYTLAVKQSQLRLDVNGASKSATSISSSGSVANILVNAVDDPQQQWPFSQQWRFIPALVNNGVYTITSAISSLMLGSYQGGTVAGTRLGIAAASGGQEQQWRLTIASNGTWQLTNIKSGLAMDVTGQQTANGTALEIWQGNGGANQQFALVPRSDGVSYGIRGVQSGRVIDDNNSGTSPTSYGSTNVSAITLWDDNGGGNQSWKFTKVG from the coding sequence ATGAAAAGACGAGATTTTCTGGGCTATGCCGTAGTGACTCCGCTGCTGTCAGCTTGTGGCGTCGGCGGCAGCGATAGCACTTCATCCAATGCACCGGCCGCGAAGGCATTCGCTGCCGCAGCCGGCGGCACAGGCAATGCGGTGTTCGCCAGCGGCGGCAACCACACCTTATCCTGGAACAGCAGCGGCAACTGGCTCATGGATGGTTCCGCGTTCCAGTTCTTCGGCGGCGAAATCCATCCGGCGCGGGTGCCGTCCCAGTACTGGGACCATCGCATCAAGATGATCAAGGCCCTGGGTTGCAACACGATCTCGCTCTACGTCATGTGGAATTTCCACGAGCTGTCGGACGGCAGTTTCGACTTCACTTCCGCCGATAAGAATATCGGCCATTTCATCGACCTGTGCGGGCAGAACGGCATGTGGGTGTTGCTGCGTCCCGGTCCTTATGTTTGCGCCGAATGGGATTTCGGCGGTTTGCCGCCGCGCATGCTGGCCGATTCGCAATTCCGCGACAGTTCCGGCAAGCTGCAGATACGCGGCAACTTCCCCAATTACATGGCGGCGGTCAACAAGTGGAATGCCGCGCTGTACAACAACGTGGTCAAAGGCCGCACCCTGGCTGCCGGAGGCCCCATCATGCTGGTGGCGGTGGAGAATGAATACACTTCCTGGTCGCCCGACGATGGCACCTACCCGAATGCGATCGCGCAGCAATGGACGGCATTGGGCTATGCGGAAAAATTCTGCGTGTGCGACGGTTGGGCCAGCGGCTTCAAGAACAACGGCATCACCATGCCGGCCAATACCGCCTACGGCATGACCGCGGACGGCTCCTCTGCCGGCAACTATGCCACTGCCGCCAGTAATTACGGTGTCGGCGCGTTTGGCGCGGAATGCTATCCGGGTTGGATTTGTGCCTGGGGAGACGGTAAACAAACCGTGCATGTAGGCGATTTCGTTAACCAGGTCACTTCGCTCACCACTGCGAAATGCTCCTTTGTTTTGTATGTTGCTCATGGCGGCACCAACTTCGGCTTCACCGCCGGCGCCAACGGCGTCAGCGATTCCTCCTGCCAGCCGCCGATGACCTCGTATGATTACGGCGCGCCGGTGTCTGAATCCGGCGCCGCCAATCCGAATTTCTATCCGATCCAGGGAGCGTATGTCGCCAATGCTTCCTACAATGTTCCTTTTTCCGGCGCGCCGGCCGGCATCGCCCATATCAATGATGGCGACATAGCCGGGGTGGCGGCCAGCCAGCTGACTTTCAGCAGTTTGCTGTCCGGCTTGAACCTGAATATCCAGAATGCGCAGCCGCAAACGCTGGAAGCGATGGCGCTGACCCTCAACAAGAACCAGCCGGCCAGCGCCGGCGTTTATCCCTCCGGCGTCGCGGTTTACCAGACTACATTGCCGGCCGCCGGCGGCAGCATCAAGATCAGTTTTGACCGCGCGCCCGACTATGCCCTGGTCTTTGTGAACGGCGCGCGGGTGCCTGGCGTGGTGCTCAGCACGATTGCCAACGGCGCGCTGGCGGCGACCACCTCGCTGACGATCAGCAATGCGGCGCCCAACGCCACGCTGCAGATAGTCTGCCTGCCGTTCGGCCGCGTCAATTACGGCGCGGGCGGGATGAATGCCGAGGGCAAGGGCTTGTCCGGCAATGTCTACGCCAATGGCGTTGCGTTGAGCAACTGGAGCATGGCGCTGGCGCCGCTGTCGGCCAGCCAGATCGGCGCGCTGGCCTTCAGCGCCGCGGCGCCCGCCGCCGGCCAGCCTTTCTTCGCCAAAGCCGCACTCAGCATCGCGACGCCGCAAGACATGTATATCGACATGTCGGCCTGGGGTACCGGCTATGTCTTCGTGAATGGCTACAATCTCGGCCGTTACTGGACCGCGGCCGGTCCGCAGAAGCGCTTGTACTGTCCTGGCGTGTGGTTGAACAGCGGCAGTAATGCGATCGTGGTGTTTGAGTTTACGCAGGGCAGTGCGGGCAGCCTGAGTTTCTATGGCAGCAGCGCCCTGCCGCAAAACATCACCAGCCCGGTCAGTACTGCCGCGGTGCCGCCGCCGGTCGTCAACACGACTTATTTCCTGCAAAACGTCAACAGCGGCCTGTACTTGGATGTGCTGCCGGCAGTGGCCGGTTCGACCTACACCTATCCAGGCCTGCAGCCGCTGAGCGCGGCCGCGACGCAAGGGTGGACGGTGACCACCGACAGTTACGGCAACCTGAAGATCGCCAACGCCAGCAGCGGTGCGGTGCTGGATGTGGCCAACAACAGTTCGACGCCGGGCTCGTCGGTCATCCTGTATGGCGCTAACGGCGGCGCCAACCAGAGCTGGCAGGCGGCCGGCGTCAGCATCGGCGTCTATACCCTGGCGGTCAAGCAGAGCCAGCTGCGGCTGGATGTGAACGGCGCCTCGAAATCCGCGACTTCCATTTCATCTTCCGGCTCGGTCGCCAACATCCTGGTCAACGCCGTCGACGATCCGCAGCAGCAATGGCCGTTCAGCCAGCAATGGCGCTTCATTCCCGCCCTCGTCAACAATGGCGTCTATACCATCACCAGCGCTATCAGCAGCCTGATGCTGGGAAGCTACCAGGGCGGCACCGTGGCAGGCACCCGGCTCGGCATCGCCGCCGCCAGCGGCGGCCAGGAACAGCAGTGGCGTCTGACTATCGCCAGCAACGGGACCTGGCAGCTGACGAATATCAAGAGCGGCCTGGCGATGGACGTGACCGGCCAGCAGACCGCCAACGGCACGGCGCTGGAAATCTGGCAGGGCAATGGCGGCGCCAACCAGCAGTTCGCGCTGGTGCCGCGCTCGGATGGCGTCAGCTATGGCATTCGCGGCGTGCAGAGCGGGCGCGTGATCGACGACAATAATTCCGGCACGTCACCGACCAGCTACGGCAGCACGAACGTCTCCGCCATCACGCTGTGGGATGACAATGGCGGCGGCAATCAAAGCTGGAAGTTCACCAAGGTCGGCTAA
- a CDS encoding isocitrate lyase/phosphoenolpyruvate mutase family protein, with amino-acid sequence MTKQKPALGLGPIGWLFSEARSIMMNSKEKAEHFHQLHRPREPLVLFNIWDPGSAKAVAAGGAKALATGSYSVANAGGYDDGEKTPLDIVIGNLHRIVQATDLPVTIDLERGYGATASGVAASIERTIRAGAIGCNIEDSLPGNGKLRPVEEQMQRIRLARTAADDQKLPYFINVRTDVFFQGLPAEQNEAMLASAIERAQAYAEAGANGIFVPGLADEKLIARLAAAAPLPLNIMVNQKTPSLRNLADAGVARLSYGPDPYLRMMKLLEAAARDAISIQH; translated from the coding sequence ATGACGAAGCAAAAGCCAGCCTTGGGGCTCGGCCCGATAGGCTGGCTTTTTTCAGAAGCGAGATCAATCATGATGAATTCCAAAGAAAAAGCAGAGCATTTCCACCAGCTGCACCGTCCTCGAGAGCCTCTGGTGCTGTTCAACATCTGGGATCCCGGCAGCGCAAAAGCCGTTGCCGCAGGCGGGGCGAAGGCGCTCGCTACAGGAAGCTATTCGGTGGCCAATGCAGGCGGCTACGACGACGGCGAGAAAACTCCCCTCGATATTGTCATCGGCAACCTGCACAGAATCGTTCAGGCTACGGATCTGCCGGTCACCATCGATCTCGAGAGAGGCTACGGGGCAACGGCAAGCGGGGTGGCTGCATCGATAGAACGAACCATCAGGGCCGGCGCTATCGGCTGCAATATAGAGGACAGCCTTCCGGGAAACGGCAAATTGCGCCCTGTCGAAGAACAGATGCAGAGGATCCGTCTGGCTCGCACTGCCGCCGACGACCAGAAACTCCCCTACTTCATCAACGTGCGCACCGATGTGTTCTTCCAGGGACTGCCGGCAGAACAGAATGAAGCGATGCTGGCCAGCGCAATCGAGCGCGCGCAGGCCTATGCCGAAGCCGGCGCCAATGGCATCTTCGTGCCCGGCTTGGCCGACGAAAAACTGATTGCCCGGCTGGCGGCTGCCGCGCCGCTTCCCCTCAACATCATGGTCAATCAAAAAACGCCGTCGCTGAGAAACCTGGCGGACGCCGGCGTTGCGCGCCTCAGCTACGGTCCGGATCCTTATCTGCGCATGATGAAGCTGCTTGAAGCCGCAGCGAGGGATGCAATCTCCATCCAGCATTAA